In the genome of Rhodoferax fermentans, one region contains:
- the yccS gene encoding YccS family putative transporter — MLNDLVYLRRLWSHDKTLDSLKVALAFAGVVAFCFGTGREDWLIGLILGVIAAALAESPDRVAGRMKALLVTLLCFGVTSVSVRLLFPYPWLFAVGLALSTFTYVMLGALGERYATIATASVILAIYTMLGVAQHADNTVPFLHDPLLLLAGTCWYGAISLVAAAIFANRPASQVVSQVFVALGRYLALKASLLEPVRGRDVKALRLALAAQNGRLVGQMNRARQILLLWAQSPRPAHGARPFLQWYFLAQEVHERASSAHHPYEALSEAFSRSDVLFRCQRLMSLQAAACTRLGQAIAQGDVFDYGNDGALALQELDAALSHVLTTGPQDKALVNALSDLCRNLRTIELRLSHAGQPDALEVISDSTLRDADPQTLAEMWRRLRQQFRPSSRRFRHGLRLSAALTAGYALLNLLDLPQGYWVLLTTVFVCQPNFSSTWLRLGQRVGGTVAGLLAATLFVSSFPHPLAQLALVVASGVAFFNFRAERYSLATACITVLVMVCFNQFGSSYALVWPRLLDTLLGSLLAIAAVAFILPEWHGKRVHHAMARSLSLSATYLSEILSQYRSGPRDDLPYRVARRDAHNADAELSSTLASMLTEPDRYSLPPDAAYRFLCASHTLLGYISALGAHREQDTSGLQLAEITTPEARIQQGLAQIANALATRSAVIVPGPGSTASDQAPELAISETAQRVMRQLSLIEGLLPELAELASGFAVDTQTGQA, encoded by the coding sequence ATGTTGAATGATCTGGTCTACCTGCGCCGCCTGTGGTCGCACGACAAGACCCTTGACAGTCTCAAAGTCGCACTGGCGTTTGCCGGTGTTGTGGCCTTTTGTTTTGGCACCGGTCGTGAGGACTGGCTGATTGGCCTGATCCTCGGGGTCATCGCTGCTGCGCTGGCTGAGTCGCCCGACCGGGTGGCAGGGCGGATGAAAGCGCTGCTGGTCACCCTGCTGTGTTTTGGCGTGACGTCGGTGTCGGTGCGGCTGTTGTTCCCTTACCCATGGTTGTTCGCTGTTGGCCTGGCTCTGTCCACCTTCACCTATGTGATGCTAGGTGCCCTGGGAGAGCGTTATGCCACGATTGCAACGGCCTCGGTGATCCTGGCGATCTACACCATGCTGGGTGTGGCACAACATGCAGACAACACGGTGCCGTTCCTGCATGACCCTCTGCTGCTGCTGGCAGGCACTTGCTGGTACGGCGCCATTTCACTGGTGGCCGCCGCCATTTTTGCCAATCGGCCTGCCAGTCAGGTGGTGTCGCAGGTGTTTGTGGCACTGGGGCGGTATCTGGCGCTCAAAGCCTCCTTGCTGGAGCCGGTGCGCGGGCGCGATGTGAAGGCCTTGCGCCTGGCGCTGGCAGCCCAGAACGGGCGGCTGGTGGGGCAGATGAACCGGGCGCGCCAGATTCTGCTGTTGTGGGCCCAGTCTCCGCGTCCGGCACACGGCGCTCGCCCTTTTTTGCAATGGTATTTTCTGGCGCAGGAGGTGCATGAGCGGGCCAGTTCGGCGCATCACCCGTATGAAGCTTTGAGTGAGGCTTTCTCCCGCAGCGATGTGTTGTTTCGTTGTCAGCGATTGATGTCCTTGCAGGCTGCAGCTTGCACGCGACTCGGCCAAGCCATTGCGCAAGGAGATGTCTTCGACTACGGCAATGACGGTGCCCTCGCATTGCAAGAGCTGGATGCTGCGTTAAGCCATGTCCTGACCACCGGGCCGCAGGACAAAGCCTTGGTGAACGCGCTGTCGGATCTGTGCCGCAACCTGCGTACCATCGAGCTGCGCCTGTCCCACGCGGGCCAACCCGATGCATTGGAGGTCATCTCTGACAGTACTTTGCGCGATGCCGATCCGCAAACCCTGGCGGAGATGTGGCGGCGTCTGCGCCAGCAGTTCAGGCCCTCGTCCCGGCGTTTTCGCCACGGCCTGCGCCTGTCGGCGGCATTGACTGCCGGTTACGCCCTGCTCAATCTGCTGGATCTGCCGCAAGGTTACTGGGTGTTGTTGACCACGGTATTTGTCTGCCAGCCCAATTTCAGCAGCACCTGGCTTCGCCTGGGGCAACGTGTGGGCGGTACGGTGGCTGGTTTGCTTGCTGCCACGCTGTTTGTTTCGTCCTTTCCCCATCCTCTGGCGCAACTGGCGTTGGTGGTGGCTTCGGGGGTGGCTTTTTTTAACTTTCGTGCCGAGCGCTACAGCCTGGCCACCGCCTGCATCACAGTGCTGGTGATGGTGTGTTTTAACCAGTTTGGCAGCAGTTATGCACTGGTCTGGCCGCGTTTGCTTGACACCTTGCTGGGCAGCCTGCTGGCGATTGCTGCGGTGGCCTTTATCCTGCCCGAATGGCATGGCAAACGGGTGCACCATGCCATGGCTCGCAGTTTGAGCCTGAGTGCCACCTACCTGAGTGAAATCCTCTCGCAGTACCGCAGCGGCCCACGTGATGACCTGCCTTACCGTGTTGCCCGGCGTGATGCGCACAATGCCGATGCCGAGTTGTCCAGCACCCTGGCCAGCATGCTCACCGAACCCGATCGCTACAGCTTGCCACCCGACGCGGCCTACCGTTTTTTGTGTGCCAGCCACACCCTGCTCGGTTACATCTCGGCGCTGGGTGCGCACCGCGAGCAGGACACGAGCGGGCTGCAACTTGCCGAAATCACCACGCCTGAAGCGCGCATCCAGCAAGGTTTGGCACAGATTGCCAATGCACTGGCCACACGCAGTGCGGTGATCGTGCCCGGACCAGGGTCAACTGCGTCAGATCAAGCGCCGGAACTTGCCATCAGTGAGACCGCGCAGCGGGTGATGCGCCAGCTTAGCCTGATTGAGGGCCTGCTGCCTGAACTTGCCGAGCTGGCCAGCGGTTTTGCAGTCGACACCCAAACGGGACAAGCTTAG
- a CDS encoding nucleotide pyrophosphohydrolase, translating into MTKLLETAALEAALQEIADQRDWDQFHTPRNLILALTGEVGELAEIFQWLTDEQAEQIMQSDKAEHVRQEVSDVLLYLMRLVMVLGIDINAAVASKIALNAVKYPPTKS; encoded by the coding sequence ATGACCAAACTGCTTGAAACCGCCGCCCTGGAGGCGGCTTTGCAGGAAATTGCCGACCAGCGCGACTGGGACCAATTTCACACGCCCCGCAACCTGATCCTCGCCCTGACCGGTGAGGTGGGTGAACTGGCCGAGATCTTTCAGTGGCTGACCGACGAACAGGCCGAGCAGATCATGCAAAGCGACAAGGCCGAACATGTGCGCCAGGAAGTCTCTGACGTGCTGCTTTACCTGATGCGTTTAGTGATGGTGCTGGGCATCGACATCAATGCAGCGGTGGCCTCCAAAATCGCACTCAACGCGGTCAAGTACCCGCCGACCAAATCCTAG